A part of Aegilops tauschii subsp. strangulata cultivar AL8/78 chromosome 2, Aet v6.0, whole genome shotgun sequence genomic DNA contains:
- the LOC109761306 gene encoding uncharacterized protein encodes MEKHFLGLELQHVPRGMNKEADDIAKRASRRLPQEPGVFEEWLFKPSAAPPSAGPASPLEELPQPPASGAPTCGPTSGARLLLALEPQEGCWTEEFKAYLVHGALPEKEEDAERVARQATTYCIQDGELYRKRPNVVSL; translated from the coding sequence atggagaagcattTCCTGGGCCTGGAGCTACAGCATGTGCCTCGAGGCATGAATAAAGAAGCCGATGACATCGCCAAAAGGGCGTCCAGGCGCCTGCCCCAGGAGCCCGGTGTCTTCGAGGAATggctcttcaagccttcagcAGCACCTCCATCTGCGGGGCCGGCGTCGCCTCTGGAAGAGCTCCCCCAGCCACCAGCCTCGGGAGCTCCCAcctgtggcccgacctcgggagcacGCCTGCTCCTGGCACTCGAGCcacaggaggggtgctggaccgaggaGTTCAAGGCGTACCTAGTGCATGGAGCATTGCcggagaaagaagaggacgcagagcgtgtggcccggcaagctACAACATATTGCATTCAGGACGGTGAGCTTTACAGAAAACGACCAAATGTTGTTTCCTTGTGA